The following are encoded together in the Panicum virgatum strain AP13 chromosome 6K, P.virgatum_v5, whole genome shotgun sequence genome:
- the LOC120711319 gene encoding DNA polymerase I A, chloroplastic-like encodes MRRSVAVRASGGGFKLQFYPKLNVRSIAHEWVQETWRLFNLKTANNVANNIYKRSALPLSEIVQDDISEDRRGLNYPYLQQDLRERVASQPTVNGHGDDQHLVGHRMVNQPVQSVPAPIVSVVNDSRPKCLSMPRASKVTNLTPWRDYAPAEDPLLDKSNTEVILELDDDDNKEKKLRSRKKREKKLVVKKVVSPLPTKAAFSEESLKARKALASVYDKVLLVDNIESARSIVKLLTTKYKSFIHACHTQVADIDAKEMTPVGHGEVICFSIYSANSDVQAADFGNGKTCIWVDVLDGGRGVLMEFAPFFEDPSIKKVWHNYSFDSHAIENYGIKVAGFQADTMHLARLWDSSRENDDGYSLEGITNDRRVMDTVPEDLPKLGKISMKTIFDRKKVRKVVSEGKVLSFEPVKEFQREGRELWICYSSLDSMSILRLYESLKSKLETRRWVLDGYPRGTMYDFYEQYWRPFGALLVKIETEGILVDRGYLSEIEKAATAEWQLAADKFRKWASKYCPDAKYMNLKSDIQIRQLFFGGIENSRRPGDIWPRSKTFEVLNEENVATEGKKTSKYRTIELCGIVEDLKTRPTKSGWQKADVDALRSLAGKIPTKYIYTMDDTQEDDEDTSGSENPDGDFSYGTAYEAFGGGKNGKEACHAIAALCDICSIGPLISNFIHPLQSDHISCAEGRIHCSLNINTETGRLSARTPSLQNQPALEKDRYKIRQAFVAAPGNSLIVADYGQLELRILAHLTNCKSMLDAFKAGGDFHSRTAMNMYQHIRDAVHEKKVLLEWHPQPGQEKPPVPLLKDAFGAERRKAKMLNFSIAYGKTAFGLSKDWKVPIKEARDTLKLWYRDRQEVLAWQKSQKKLVLEKCEVYTLLGRSRHFHNLTRFDRDKRGHIERAAINAPVQGSAADVVMCAMLEIERNARLKELGWRLLLQVHDELILEGPSESAELAKAIVVECMSKPFYGTNILKVDLVVDAKCSKNWYAAK; translated from the exons ATGAGGCGGTCCGTGGCAGTTCGAGCAAGCGGCGGCGGTTTCAAGCTTCAATTTTACCCCAAATTAAACGTGAGGAGTATTGCGCACGAATGGGTTCAAGAGACCTGGAGGCTGTTCAATCTCAAAACTGCCAACAATGTCGCAAATAACATCTATAAGCGAAGCGCTCTACCATTGTCTGAAATTGTACAAGATGATATCTCTGAAGATCGCAGGGGTTTGAACTACCCTTACTTGCAGCAGGACCTGAGAGAGCGTGTAGCATCCCAACCGACTGTGAATGGACATGGTGATGATCAACACCTGGTCGGGCATAGGATGGTGAATCAGCCTGTGCAATCAGTGCCAGCTCCAATAGTAAGTGTTGTTAATGATAGTCGTCCCAAGTGTTTGAGCATGCCTAGAGCCTCTAAGGTGACAAATCTAACACCTTGGCGTGACTATGCACCGGCAGAGGATCCTCTGCTTGATAAATCTAATACAGAGGTAATTTTGGAGCTCGATGATGATGACAACAAGGAGAAGAAACTTCggtcaagaaaaaaaagggagaagaaACTTGTGGTGAAAAAGGTGGTTTCACCTTTGCCAACTAAAGCAGCCTTCTCTGAGGAATCTTTGAAAGCAAGGAAGGCACTTGCTAGCGTCTACGACAAAGTTTTGCTAGTTGACAATATCGAGTCAGCTAGGAGCATTGTTAAACTGCTCACTACAAAGTACAAGAGCTTTATTCATGCATGCCACACACAG GTAGCAGATATTGATGCCAAAGAAATGACACCAGTTGGTCATGGAGAAGTAATATGCTTTAGCATCTATTCAGCAAATTCTGATGTACAGGCAGCTGATTTTGGAAATGGCAAAACTTGCATTTGGGTTGATGTTCTAGATGGTGGAAGGGGTGTCCTGATGGAGTTTGCTCCTTTCTTTGAAGATCCATCCATCAAGAAG GTTTGGCATAACTATAGTTTTGATAGCCATGCCATTGAGAATTATGGAATCAAAGTTGCTGGGTTTCAAGCTGATACAATGCATCTTGCACGCCTTTGGGATTCATCAAGAGAAAATGATGATGGATATTCACTTGAAGGAATTACAAATGACCGTAGAGTCATGGATACTGTTCCAGAGGATTTACCTAAACTTGGAAAGATATCAATGAAAACCATCTTTGACAGGAAAAAAGTTAGAAAAGTTGTATCTGAAGGGAAAGTTCTATCTTTTGAGCCAGTCAAAGAGTTTCAAAGGGAAGGCAGAGAGTTATGGATTTGTTATTCTTCTCTGGATTCAATGAGCATACTGAGACTTTATGAGAGCTTAAAAAGCAAGCTTGAAACAAGGAGATGGGTCTTGGATGGTTATCCTAGGGGCACCATGTACGATTTCTATGAACAGTATTGGCGACCCTTTGGTGCCCTACTTGTGAAGATAGAAACAGAGGGCATACTTGTTGACCGTGGTTATCTTTCAGAGATAGAAAAGGCTGCTACTGCTGAATGGCAACTAGCTGCAGATAAGTTTCGGAAATGGGCATCTAAATATTGTCCTGATGCCAAGTATATGAATCTGAAAAGCGATATTCAAATTCGCCAACTTTTCTTTGGTGGCATTGAAAATAG TCGCAGACCTGGGGATATTTGGCCACGGAGTAAAACTTTTGAAGTGCTAAATGAAGAAAATGTTGCTACAGAGGGTAAGAAGACGTCAAAGTATCGTACTATTGAACTTTGCGGTATTGTTGAAGATCTGAAAACTAGGCCCACCAAGAGTGGCTGGCAAAAAGCCGATGTGGATGCATTGAGAAGTTTGGCTGGTAAAATacctacaaaatatatttacacAATGGATGATACCCAAGAGGATGATGAAGATACAAGTGGTTCAGAAAACCCAGATGGAGATTTCTCTTATGGAACAGCATATGAAGCGTTCGGTGGAGGAAAAAATGGAAAAGAAGCATGCCATGCAATTGCAGCTTTATGTGACATATGTTCTATTGGTCCATTGATATCCAATTTCATTCATCCGTTGCAG TCAGATCATATATCATGTGCGGAGGGGCGCATTCACTGTTCATTAAATATCAATACTGAGACAGGGCGCTTGTCAGCGAGAACACCAAGTCTACAG AACCAACCTGCCCTCGAGAAGGATAGGTATAAGATTCGCCAAGCTTTTGTTGCAGCTCCAGGGAATTCTCTTATTGTTGCAGATTATGGTCAG CTGGAGCTTAGGATCTTAGCCCACCTTACTAATTGTAAAAGCATGCTGGATGCTTTCAAGGCCGGTGGTGATTTCCATTCTAGGACAGCCATGAATATGTACCAACATATCCGTGATGCTGTCCATGAGAAGAAAGTTCTTCTTGAGTGGCACCCTCAACCTGGTCAAGAGAAACCTCCAGTGCCGCTATTGAAG GATGCTTTTGGCGCAGAGAGGAGGAAAGCTAAAATGCTTAATTTTTCCATTGCTTATGGAAAGACAGCTTTTGGGCTATCCAAGGATTGGAAG GTTCCTATTAAGGAGGCAAGGGATACATTGAAGCTCTGGTATAGAGATAGACAAGAAGTGTTAGCTTGGCAAAAAAGTCAGAAGAAGCTTGTACTCGAGAAATGCGAAGTCTACACTTTGCTTGGGCGGTCGCGCCATTTTCATAACTTGACTCGGTTTGATCGTGATAAACGAGGTCATATTGAGCGTGCTGCTATAAATGCACCAGTGCAG GGAAGTGCAGCAGATGTTGTTATGTGTGCCATGCTTGAGATAGAAAGGAATGCCCGCCTTAAGGAGCTTGGTTGGAGGCTCTTGTTGCAG GTGCATGATGAACTGATACTGGAAGGGCCTTCGGAATCTGCTGAGTTGGCCAAGGCTATAGTGGTGGAGTGTATGTCCAAACCTTTCTACGGAACCAACATTTTGAAAGTCGACCTGGTTGTTGATGCCAAGTGTTCAAAGAACTGGTATGCTGCCAAATAG